Proteins found in one Crassostrea angulata isolate pt1a10 chromosome 3, ASM2561291v2, whole genome shotgun sequence genomic segment:
- the LOC128177898 gene encoding transmembrane protein 151B-like yields MISRENRVDQSPIKQSFCKSLKRDAHWKCLILTLLIYGCLSAIVWCRLAVITTITVSYYGHRMANTHVTKSKPCEDGYIYIPIAFVIMLYLVYLVECWHCHTRLELKHKTDVQTVYEKIQKMQGSIPIIWWKALCYHYIRKTRHVTRYRNGDSFTSTQVYYERVNSHTAGSAFNFTQCGMKDASASLSGLEKFPATKIRFTKGYSFLCSEAEYEFDEQRNRFYRDNERRDDYVETREGMDLLNVNFKQYMIAFRDPDNLPWYVSHLIFWIASFLLLSWPLRVIIEYKTAYVHYHVQKVFGTNYVENDIEPTPIMRVNTMGSSDLEVLLQNNYIAPSYSEALLMSSGRTIEIPDANGNVSRTKYGATRSETFAALSSVINEKDSSLRRIRSGTALSILPCNSFCIVNGGIVFENNNMQNDNYANSRRKEARRAFVFSRQSELNSSVNSLSDPLVYLNPRCETARLVRPMSDLAHSSDRDTLPFQNNCVGQASASIRHCPRFHDTDLRQLPCDPPPAYQQALAMQQPKKDTKEEHRPKGQSTRARVIPDENAHLQSVPNRRNYHTIMETSL; encoded by the coding sequence CAATCCCCAATCAAGCAGTCTTTCTGCAAGTCACTGAAGAGGGACGCTCACTGGAAATGCCTGATTCTTACTTTACTTATATACGGCTGTTTGTCTGCAATCGTTTGGTGTCGGCTGGCTGTCATCACAACAATAACTGTTAGTTACTATGGCCATCGCATGGCTAATACGCACGTGACTAAATCAAAGCCCTGTGAGGATGGTTACATATATATCCCAATTGCTTTCGTCATCATGTTGTATTTAGTTTACCTTGTGGAGTGTTGGCATTGTCATACTCGGTTAGAATTGAAACATAAAACTGATGTTCAAACAGTGTacgaaaaaatacaaaagatgCAGGGATCGATTCCGATTATCTGGTGGAAAGCGTTGTGCTATCATTACATTCGAAAGACTCGGCATGTGACAAGATACAGAAATGGCGACTCATTCACCAGTACTCAAGTTTACTATGAACGCGTCAATTCCCACACGGCAGGATCCGCATTCAATTTTACCCAGTGTGGAATGAAGGATGCCTCTGCCTCGCTCTCTGGCCTTGAAAAATTTCCGGCGACAAAAATTAGATTCACCAAAGGGTATTCATTCTTGTGTTCCGAGGCAGAATATGAATTTGATGAACAACGAAATAGATTTTACCGAGATAATGAAAGAAGGGACGACTACGTTGAAACGAGGGAGGGAATGGATTTGCTCAATGTTAATTTTAAGCAGTACATGATTGCTTTCAGAGATCCAGATAATCTCCCCTGGTATGTGTCACATTTGATTTTTTGGATCGCATCATTCCTTCTTTTGTCTTGGCCTCTGAGAGTTATTATTGAATACAAAACTGCCTATGTTCATTATCACGTGCAGAAAGTTTTTGGTACAAATTATGTCGAAAACGACATTGAACCTACGCCTATTATGCGCGTGAATACCATGGGGAGTTCTGATCTGGAAGTTTTACTGCAGAACAACTACATAGCTCCAAGCTATTCTGAGGCCTTATTAATGTCATCTGGCAGGACTATAGAGATTCCAGATGCCAATGGAAATGTATCAAGAACCAAATATGGTGCAACGAGAAGTGAGACGTTTGCAGCGCTCTCGTCAGTTATAAATGAAAAGGATTCTTCTCTGAGAAGAATTCGATCGGGTACTGCCCTTAGTATCTTGCCATGTAATAGTTTTTGTATAGTCAATGGTGGCATTGTGTTTGAAAATAACAATATGCAAAATGATAATTATGCAAATTCCAGACGTAAGGAAGCACGGAGGGCCTTTGTGTTTTCGAGACAAAGTGAACTAAATTCGTCCGTTAATTCCCTTTCAGACCCCTTAGTGTACTTAAACCCTAGATGCGAAACAGCCAGGCTGGTTCGACCTATGTCAGATTTAGCCCACTCTTCTGATCGTGATACACTACCATTTCAGAATAATTGCGTCGGGCAAGCGTCCGCTTCTATTAGACATTGCCCTCGTTTTCATGACACAGATCTACGTCAGCTCCCATGTGATCCACCTCCTGCTTATCAGCAAGCACTTGCAATGCAACAACCGAAAAAGGACACCAAAGAGGAACATCGACCTAAAGGTCAATCAACTAGAGCGAGGGTCATCCCTGATGAAAACGCTCATTTGCAATCAGTGCCAAACCGAAGAAACTACCATACAATTATGGAAACttcattatag
- the LOC128178652 gene encoding heterogeneous nuclear ribonucleoprotein A0-like → MKVAVVLLAFGVACVSAGSYGGHGHGMGYQQYTQYVQPQYIQPRPQYAQVQYYQPVGANVGGSGSGNLLGGSGSLGGGYGGGIGGGIGGGSGAIIPIIIIFVLLAIFAPVLIGSLVSSNDALFDSLGSN, encoded by the exons A TGAAAGTAGCTGTTGTTTTGCTCGCCTTTGGGGTTGCCTGTGTGTCTGCTGGTAGTTACGGTGGGCATGGTCATGGTATGGGATACCAGCAATACACCCAGTACGTTCAACCTCAGTACATTCAACCTCGGCCCCAGTACGCCCAGGTTCAGTACTACCAACCCGTGGGTGCTAACGTCGGAGGCAGCGGAAGTGGAAATCTGTTAGGCGGAAGTGGAAGCCTGGGCGGTGGATATGGGGGCGGTATAGGGGGCGGTATAGGGGGTGGATCTGGTGCGATCATTCCAATTATTATCATCT TTGTCTTATTGGCTATCTTCGCACCGGTTTTGATCGGTTCCCTAGTATCAAGCAATGATGCTCTCTTTGACAGCTTGGGTAGCAATTAA